The genomic segment CCTTCCATCGGCAAGGCTGCCGTAGAGGTGTTAGAAGCGTGCGGATTCGAGGTGCTCCTGCCCAAGAAGCGGTGCTGCGGCCGTCCACTCATCTCGGAGGGGATGCTCGACCGGGCAATTGAGAATGCAAACTACAACATTAATGCCCTCCGCGTTTACGCTGATGAAGGGATTCCGATTATCGGATGTGAGCCGAGTTGTACGTCTGCCCTCACAGACGATTACCTTGAGTTAATCGGCACACCTGCTGCGAAACGCGTTGCTGAAGCAACTTGTTCGTTTGAGGAATTCTTCGCACAACTGACTCAAAACGGCGAATTACCGCTGGAATTTTCGACAGAACCGCGCGACATCCTTCTACACGGACATTGCCATCAGCGAGCCCTCGTTGGTATCCAGCCAACTGTGAAGATGTTAAGTTTACCAGCAGAACACGACGTTACAGTGATTGATTCGAGCTGCTGTGGTATGGCGGGCGCATTCGGGTATGAGAAGGCACATTACGAACTTTCCATGAAAATTGGTGAATTGCGACTCTTTGGTGCCGTTCGTGAGAAACCGTCAGGAAGTTTCACGCTCAGTGCCGCCGGTTTTTCCTGTAGGCATCAACTTGAGCACGCGACAGGGGTGAAACCGAAGCATCCGGTTGAAGTGTTACGTGAGACGCTAACGCAAACTTAAATTAGGACCTACGCAATCTCCTGGTAGGTGCGGTTTCCTAACCGCACCGATCGCGTGATAAATAGCGGAATCCCGTAATTTTGCGTAAATCCTGTTATAACGTTAAGCACCGGAGGAAGACATAATGTCTAAAATCTATCAACCGCTTGACGATTTTAAAATTGTTGAGTTGCCGGAGAAACAGTTGCCGTTTTGGAAGATTGCGGGCCCAGGGGCTATCTTAGTAGGTCTGTCCATTGGTGCCGGTGAGAGTGTGATTTGGCCCCTCATTGCCGCTGAGTACGGCGGCAGTATGATCTGGGCAGCCGGATTGGGGGTATTTCTCCAACTCTGGATTAACTTCGAGGTAGGACGTTGGACAATCGCAACGGGTGAGACGGTATATACAGGTTACAGCCGCATCTGGCGCGGTTTTGGTCCATTGTTCATTCTCCTCACTGTCGTGGGTTGGATAGCACCGGGATGGGCGCGGACATCAGGGCTTGCTCTCAAAGCACTCATACTTGGACCCGGCGGTTGGGGCTCCGATACCTTTTGGACAATCGTGACGTTTGCAGGCGTTGCACTCATCCTTTTCGGACCGAAGATGGTTTACCAATCCCTCGAACGGACTGTCGAAGTACTTGTCGGTATTGTAACGATTGGGTTAATTCTGGTCGCCCTCGCTGTCGGCTCAATGGATACATGGAAGGAACTCGGTGCCGGTTTGGTAAATGTTGGGTACATCGATCCAGGCATATCCGTGAAAAAACTATTTAGCGCATTAGTCTTCGCGGGTGCAGGTGGAACTGCAAATCTTTTCTATACGTTCTATCTACGCGATAAAAATATAGGCATGGGTGCACAGCTACCAGGGCTACAGAACCCCCTTCGGGGCAGGAGCGAAAAGGTCCCCGCAACAGGATTTCTCTTTGAAGCAACCGAGGAAAATCGAAAACGCTTCACGGCATGGTGGCAATATGTGAAAAACGACCAGATACTCTTCTTTTGGGCACTCAATACCTTCACAATTATGCTCTTTATTTTTGGCGCGCTCTCGGTTCTACATCCGCAAGGGATTGTCCCCGAACACGGAAGACTTATTTATGATGAAGCACAAATATTAGGGGAAATCTGGGGAGTCGCAGGTCAGAAGATATTCTTATTAGTTGGGGTTGCAACACTTTTTGGAACACAACTCGCACTGGTTGATGGCGTGTCGCGCTCGATTTCTGATATTATCTACACCAACTTTCAAGGTGCGCAAAAACGGGATTTGAGTTGGTGGTATCTCCTCATTGCTGGCATCTGGATCGTCGGCGGATGCGTCATAACCTTTGTGATGGAGCAGTTGAAGGTCAGTGAATTAGGATTTCTCTTTAATGCGGCATACATGGGCGGCTTCGCTATGGCACTTTATGTGCCGCTTACACTCTATATGAACTACCGCTTCCTACCTGACTTCGCAAAACCGAAACGACTCTCTACTTTTATGATGCTTATCGCCTCATGTGTCTATATCGGCTTTGCGATTTCAAGTATCTTATGGGAAATTAAGCAATTGATCGGAGGATAGAAATGCATAAGAATGGACAAAAAGCCTTTTTTGAGAAAGAAGGCTATCTTGTTGTCGAAAATTTGCTGTCAGCAGCAGAAATTGAGACCTGTCAAGCAGAAATTCACCGGTTGCATCAGTTCGCTGCAGGGCAAGAATCCGACACAGAAAAGGAACGGGCGGATATAGCACGCCGGCACGTCCAACATGAACCATTCGCCAAGAACGAAACGCAAGGGGATCGGTTACCGGTGCTGCGGAAAGCGGAAAATACACGACAGTACTCCGATGTGTTTCGCGATCTCGCGCAGCATCCGAAACTGATCGCTGTCGTCCAAGAACTCATTGGTGAAGAAGACCTGTTACTTTTTAGAAGTACACTGATGTTTAAACCTGCGTTTCATGGATCTTCGCACGGGCTGCATCAGGATTCGGCATACTGGCCGATGGAGCCGCCGAACCTTGTTACTGTCAGCATTGCACTCAACGATGCTACACCGGAAAACGGGTGTTTCAAGGTAATCCCAAAAAGTCATCTATGGGGTATGCAGTCTTGGGGACACATCGCCCGGGAACAAGACGCTGAACTTACTGAACGGAAAGAGGTTGCAGAACAACAAATGGACGTTCCCCTTTCCGCAGGAAGTGCCTTGTTCTTTCATAGTTTGATGGTACACGGCTCGGGTCCAAATACCACGCCACATCCTCGGAATACGGCGTTATACGCCTACTTTTCGCCGCAGGTCCGGTATGTCCCACAAGGTGGAAAACCCGCCGAGAAGACATTTCCGGTTGTTGCCGGACTCGGTGGAAAAACAGAACTCACGCTTGTTGCACAAACATAGACACGCTTCATATTTTACGGAGGGCTACACTGCTATTACTATGGACGAAATTACCAAAGACCTTTCGGAAGAAGACAAGAGCCAGATGCCTGTTGTTAGAAAACCTGGCAGTATGGAAGCCGTGCCAATCAAATCTAATGTCCCTGCTGTTTATGAAGAACAGAAAGTTACTTCCGAAAAAAAAGGGATCTTCGGAAAGTCGGGGCGAAAGTCGATATTGTCTCGTGGACAACTTGTACAGTTACTTCAGGAGAACATTCAGACATTTCCTGACCACGAAAGACAATTTCTACGCGCAATCTTCGATTTGAACACCTTAACAGCACAAGAAATGATGGTCCCGTTATCAGAGATAGTACCACTGACAGTCGGATCGCCATGTACTGAGATTCTGACCTACTGTCGTCTTTCCAACTATCGTTACATACCTGTTTATAATGAGCGCGTTGACTGGCTAATTGGCACAGTTGATGCCAT from the Candidatus Poribacteria bacterium genome contains:
- a CDS encoding Nramp family divalent metal transporter codes for the protein MSKIYQPLDDFKIVELPEKQLPFWKIAGPGAILVGLSIGAGESVIWPLIAAEYGGSMIWAAGLGVFLQLWINFEVGRWTIATGETVYTGYSRIWRGFGPLFILLTVVGWIAPGWARTSGLALKALILGPGGWGSDTFWTIVTFAGVALILFGPKMVYQSLERTVEVLVGIVTIGLILVALAVGSMDTWKELGAGLVNVGYIDPGISVKKLFSALVFAGAGGTANLFYTFYLRDKNIGMGAQLPGLQNPLRGRSEKVPATGFLFEATEENRKRFTAWWQYVKNDQILFFWALNTFTIMLFIFGALSVLHPQGIVPEHGRLIYDEAQILGEIWGVAGQKIFLLVGVATLFGTQLALVDGVSRSISDIIYTNFQGAQKRDLSWWYLLIAGIWIVGGCVITFVMEQLKVSELGFLFNAAYMGGFAMALYVPLTLYMNYRFLPDFAKPKRLSTFMMLIASCVYIGFAISSILWEIKQLIGG
- a CDS encoding phytanoyl-CoA dioxygenase family protein; translated protein: MHKNGQKAFFEKEGYLVVENLLSAAEIETCQAEIHRLHQFAAGQESDTEKERADIARRHVQHEPFAKNETQGDRLPVLRKAENTRQYSDVFRDLAQHPKLIAVVQELIGEEDLLLFRSTLMFKPAFHGSSHGLHQDSAYWPMEPPNLVTVSIALNDATPENGCFKVIPKSHLWGMQSWGHIAREQDAELTERKEVAEQQMDVPLSAGSALFFHSLMVHGSGPNTTPHPRNTALYAYFSPQVRYVPQGGKPAEKTFPVVAGLGGKTELTLVAQT